From Hydra vulgaris chromosome 15, alternate assembly HydraT2T_AEP, one genomic window encodes:
- the LOC136092293 gene encoding gem-associated protein 2-like, with translation MESAFGYIDFNQPLDENDLLKPPSSGIEYLKRVQYEASRCPEVVIANIPKSLITPEYVECNQRPQPLSDAPNPSTQRMQAADFAEMRQKLIFYKTQTRKVVPIRLPKKQNPQTWCAFCFGLDFVKKCYKGRLSEEIINDTTLETGHEPLLSIIAQFTQPLAVQLLEYQLTWLDLCGFSTEQGRWLYSLMLCIDKPTPQDAMSVLRTIARKCLKIRNSYKEQSELFPQLNLFIVIVSKYFGQEDLALC, from the coding sequence atggAATCTGCGTTTGGCTACATTGATTTTAATCAACCATTGgatgaaaatgatttattaaaaccACCGTCGTCTGGAATAGAGTATTTAAAACGTGTTCAATATGAAGCTTCAAGATGCCCTGAGGTTGTTATAGCAAACATTCCTAAATCACTAATAACTCCAGAATATGTAGAATGTAATCAACGACCTCAACCATTAAGTGACGCCCCAAATCCAAGCACACAGCGGATGCAAGCTGCTGATTTTGCTGAAATGCgtcagaaattaattttttacaaaactcaAACTAGAAAGGTTGTGCCTATAAGGCTCCCTAAAAAACAGAATCCCCAAACGTGGTGTGCGTTTTGTTTTGGtttagattttgtaaaaaaatgttataaaggTCGTTTGTCAGAAGAGATTATTAATGATACAACTCTAGAGACTGGACACGAACCTTTACTAAGTATAATAGCTCAGTTTACTCAACCGTTGGCTGTGCAACTTTTAGAGTATCAGTTGACGTGGTTAGATTTATGCGGCTTTTCTACAGAACAAGGTCGATGGTTATACAGTTTAATGTTATGTATTGATAAGCCAACTCCACAAGATGCTATGTCTGTATTAAGAACTATAGCGCGTAAATGCCTAAAGATCAGGAATTCGTATAAAGAACAATCTGAATTATTTCCTCAGCTCAAtctatttattgttattgtttcaaaatattttggacAAGAGGATTTGGCACTTTGTTGA
- the LOC136092294 gene encoding ankyrin repeat domain-containing protein 12-like, whose protein sequence is MPKRHLYSSPEQPSHSGRRKFRGNDAETSFPMPQTERQQLAYLLSLTANEVKCETNEGPEILANETKRRSRDKLSSINKPKNKSGETQLHLCATKGDLDITKSLVRKGADVNCRDNAGWTPLHEACNHGHFKVAKFLLRAGAEVNAQGFDGDTPLHDASSNGHLEIVVLLLRHGGNPHQKNDKGRTPIDVADSDRVLKALKNFTKDMLFDLKPNKDMEIKESLKTSPINEKEHRSFQKLKRFSNINDFLGVEDIDQFSTSKMESKCCENNLTSSASFDSLKAEPKFENDYKFSKEDFNPNITTPCYLNKEENKTTSSTNSSQTVRLADLNFIKDNSLKPHKKKRSSLSNSSTKSAGYESEEARKMKKRTDSLSCLLQKSDCEDKKTELTLGGRTTEQVLKSTSEQTKNAGLILDLNETDKVGCPSAALHSNNSYCLTESNHSKNHGKIVDREKNKKQLIRLKGFLDDSDESEHLSDESSLLTSNKYQSTKTDEYINKSDHERHKKVILPDEKQKTDFQNERLKSNSNETKVKKPRNKFLKFLKLCKKDKYLKVLNNDKETNLDPNIPNSLNSKKKDFPDLSISNSFEDNKKNIEPKNIFSAQFKKKYDRIIKSSSISNRKELNASESENFCIDFKHKTSSLLSQQSSPIKMKNKVTVFEKEETIPEKKSNKHLYESFHKSIHTNESEMYKKSSFKHKTISTNEFLELSNTKNNADDEVSEIKKRESTECSLSSRVHHSPQKYNQNVPFKKTNKDTTLKKVPEANELIKNKFEDELKLHEHDLTINEKPSPDKNATELPILPENISFSVNEKINDFSINQMSQSLIEHEIEDQKKDSMFFRNSETQEMSPQSLGNINTVTNINTKNKSCGFENLQNSEIVLQESAQVSKFELPFAHSQNLCSDLDYSRDNSQNIFPELDCSKDKSQSISIELDYSKVKSQSISIELDFTKDSSEKTCIQTECTKNKLINIERPINDPKIEFVTEEKPHIAALFTEKIEDPKSLTKVVVPIMISVKDVITDKIESLTSDQEHLQKPDHRLSHSILENNSKLIKPMVSKDINIDDPHGKLSTKEIKPAVVCNGIKDNAVSLKDETSEFSYGKKKINDCKQAKQLSSDNALEKDLKVISIDSIPKHKRKEVHKLDSCSVKNRDFKADLHSKYDKEIKAGKDLLKEPFKDIKNNKDIVKEICNETKINKEISKESLKELKVNKDMPKETCKEIKINKIILKESCNEGKVNKEIIKDSCKEIKINKNILKESCKEVKINKYLAKETCKEIKINKEVPKETCKEIKINKEMPKETCKEIKINKEMSKETCKEIKINKEVPKETCKEIKINKEMPKETCKEIKINKDIQKEICIEMKINQNTTKETSREINKDILKVSNFGLESNLDKEKGVKFISPVKHFDEKIVELDLSKSFALNTVPSRKHHKVELPKSVIIHEHILECRPKAEKFQKKHNEKELKRKHGFPATTTTAKIAKLDQTTCNSKEVQKLSADSAQPSTILDEDKFISLKTEHLAEKLESTSNLSLNLKKVKVKKQVNITQQHSFNQELPSKQELLSKQDSEIGLDNELSATLQPEDPQIKENKSLSSHEILNKTVHSTTKQHNDKYCELSNKTSELPLSNEEQLQSVSLDAENLLTEKMEIKMVFKENTPSKVKCSNKPDENKKDLGLIDEVQSKKDPAKPEDIKKETVKFDEIQNRNLKTSEKNKSIENCPSKDVSKCLGNQTSLPVNDEMLSIKKHKLEYHERFKKDEDSVSESKFAFKANAAYKISNNNAGLSNTSNISNKNPSILKSKEGSIKLKEFDINIGMGITALKELEEANRRKRKQMLAKHKDTKEVKNAIKEPIKEIKNVVKELNKCDEPSKKVFRNEDDNKNFLKISSYSNSNQKLKTSDISQSSESSTIKCIDSLIKKSESNKVTVVENPFLIIKQEDKADIKHKKSLEQDLVKISITNESESFLENENAVGNLLGIEDSIDDEKSVLKTSDIVREIKNNFQNTLNFQSFADIDAFSTDRKNKDDLVAFEKNIFQVGRSDQIQKGLISSVEEKAPKDDKCLPNKFNCNEPTPCKREFNLNLKSKDSSLVNNSLRDPLVTENAPDYFLPTSNFSTLTTYQDPLIVEKTFCADNKSLDLLSSNHLTEQFRILQTSQTILPENEIISKVGDCILEMDTTGHTYTMREFVPVTSTNSFPFLQNLRLGVESCTALHFNSEIKPKEPVLISEVVSSHSNTSTSSKQNTGLPHSNMITTSLKNIVPSLSNLIANSVQNSPSLNSMITSCLQSSVSSLSSLDTNSHQTSSLIEQTHFTESSSRKTLNTISSNEFSNFSASFSSDFNHLNATLGSDVLRVSTSSDEVFLTLNDDSNQLNAFSNDGFQHLAETVSDNFNQLDLFSSGTESLVRQKCLIVPTDVSSVNQSEPDQFGTVKKLTSMSSKLDEKLYPLNYLSGNDQLSSYQESHKMNFKQNLSTSKNSSSFKEMLLDKVPVSVSRDLFEMDNLDDPHKVTFSSWRQVMKTNCLQLNRSNFTSSLGLQILDIFQIPSHEEIVKKAGHNEKLKDLLLKHASEEEKLRLSLLQEISRVECNCKLQKEGKGLASVNLALYFQNDELTNSLDTTLSFRHKSSHLPDMDKLLAARLDALKDKYQLLKASLISRHQLEKDTLCQTQRFETQLNYKEILRQRYLHPHGKVF, encoded by the exons ATGCCAAAGCGCCATTTATATTCAA GTCCTGAACAGCCTAGTCACTCTGGCCGTAGAAAATTCAGAGGCAATGATGCTGAGACATCTTTTCCTATGCCACAAACAGAACGTCAACAATTagcttatttattatcattaactGCAAATGAAGTGAAATGTGAAACAAATGAGGGACCTGAAATACTTGCAAATGAAACAAAAAGACGAAGTAGAGATAAACTGTCGAGCATCaataaacctaaaaataaaagtggTGAGACACAACTACATCTTTGTGCAACAAAGGGAGATTTAGATATAACTAAAAGCTTAGTTCGAAAAGGAGCTGATGTTAACTGCAGAGATAATGCtg GATGGACTCCCCTTCATGAAGCGTGCAATCATGGTCATTTTAAAGTTGCAAAATTTTTACTACGTGCTGGTGCAGAAGTTAATGCACAGGGTTTTGATGGTGATACACCACTTCATGATGCCAGTTCAAATGGCCACCTTGAG atTGTTGTACTGCTCTTGCGACATGGTGGTAATCCTCATCAAAAGAATGATAAAGGAAGAACGCCAATAGATGTGGCTGATAGTGATAGAGTTTTAAAAGCACTGAAGAATTTTACCAAAGATATGCTCTTTGATTTAAAACCTAATAAAG ATATGGAAATAAAAGAAAGTCTCAAAACATCTCCTATTAATGAAAAAGAACATCGGtctttccaaaaattaaaaaggttttcaaaCATTAACGATTTTTTAGGCGTTGAGGATATTGATCAGTTTTCAACGTCTAAAATGGAAAGCAAATGTTGTGAAAATAATCTCACTTCTTCAGCTTCATTTGACTCACTTAAAGCTGAgccaaaatttgaaaatgattataaattttctaaagagGATTTCAATCCAAACATCACTACAccatgttatttaaataaagaagaaaacaaGACAACAAGTAGTACAAATAGTTCCCAAACAGTGAGACTGgctgatttaaattttattaaagacaaTAGTTTAAAACCacacaaaaagaaaagaagttcTTTGAGTAATTCTTCAACTAAAAGTGCTGGATATGAGAGTGAAGAAGctcgaaaaatgaaaaaaagaactGATAGTCTATCATGTTTGTTACAGAAAAGTGATTGTGAAGATAAGAAAACTGAATTGACTTTAGGTGGTAGAACAACTGaacaagtattaaaaagtacatcagaacaaacaaaaaatgctggtttgattttagatttaaatgaaaCTGACAAAGTTGGATGCCCCTCAGCAGCCCTTCACAGtaacaatagttattgtttaaCAGAATCAAACCATTCAAAAAATCATGGCAAAATTGTAGATAGAGagaaaaacaagaaacaacTGATAAGACTTAAAGGTTTTCTTGATGATAGTGATGAAAGTGAACATTTATCAGATGAAAGTTCTTTACTTACATCTAATAAATATCAATCAACTAAAACTGatgaatatataaacaaaagtgATCATGAAagacataaaaaagttattcttccagatgaaaagcaaaaaactgattttcagaatgaaagattaaaaagtaatagcaatgaaacaaaagttaagaaaccaagaaacaagtttttaaagtttttaaagttgtgtaaaaaagataaatatctaaaagttctaaataatgataaagaaaCTAACCTGGATCCTAATATACctaatagtttaaattcaaaaaaaaaagatttcccTGATTTATCAATTAGTAATTCATttgaagataataaaaaaaatatagaacccaaaaatattttttcagcgcagtttaaaaaaaaatatgatagaATAATCAAATCAAGTAGTATTTCTAATCGAAAAGAATTAAATGCTTCAGAATCAGAAAACTTTTGTATTGACTTCAAACATAAAACTAGCTCATTGCTAAGTCAGCAATCATcaccaataaaaatgaaaaacaaagtaACAGTctttgaaaaagaagaaactataccagaaaaaaaaagtaataaacaccTATATGAATCATTTCATAAAAGCATTCATACCAATGAAAGTGagatgtataaaaaaagttcatttaagCATAAAACAATATCAACAAATGAATTTTTAGAACTATCTAATACCAAAAACAATGCAGATGATGAGGTTTCAGAAATAAAGAAGAGAGAAAGTACAGAGTGTTCACTCTCCTCCAGAGTGCATCACTCTCCTCAAAAGTATAACCAAAATGTTccgtttaaaaaaactaacaaggATACAACACTTAAGAAAGTTCCAGAAGCTAAcgaacttattaaaaataaatttgaagatGAATTAAAATTACATGAACATGACTTGACTATAAATGAAAAGCCATCACCAGATAAAAATGCTACCGAGTTACCTATTTTGccagaaaatatttctttttcagttaatgaaaaaattaacgaTTTTTCAATCAATCAAATGTCACAATCTTTAATAGAGCATGAAATTGAAGACCAAAAAAAAGACTCCATGTTTTTCCGAAATTCTGAAACACAAGAGATGTCACCTCAAAGTTTAGGCAACATAAATACTGTAACTAAtattaacacaaaaaacaaGTCATGTGGatttgaaaatttacaaaactcAGAAATTGTTTTACAAGAATCTGCACAAGTTTCTAAGTTTGAGTTACCTTTTGCACATTCTCAAAACTTATGCAGTGATTTGGATTATTCCAGAGATAATTCTCAAAACATATTTCCTGAGCTAGATTGTAGCAAAGATAAGTCTCAAAGTATATCTATTGAGCTGGATTATAGCAAAGTAAAGTCTCAAAGTATATCTATTGAGCTGGATTTTACCAAAGATAGTTCTGAAAAGACATGCATTCAGACAGAGTgtactaaaaataaacttataaatattgaGAGGCCCATAAATGATCCTAAAATTGAATTTGTAACAGAAGAAAAACCACATATAGCTGCATTATTTACAGAAAAGATAGAGGATCCTAAATCTTTAACTAAAGTAGTTGTACCTATAATGATAAGTGTTAAGGATGTTATAACTGATAAAATAGAAAGTCTGACTTCTGACCAAGAACATCTTCAGAAACCTGACCACAGGTTAAGTCACAGTATTTTGGAAAACaattcaaaactaataaaaccaaTGGTTAGTAAAGATATCAATATAGATGATCCACATGGTAAGTTAtcaacaaaagaaatcaaaccAGCTGTTGTTTGTAACGGCATTAAAGATAATGCTGTATCGTTAAAAGATGAGACCAGTGAATTTTCCTATggcaaaaagaaaataaatgacTGTAAACAAGCAAAACAACTATCATCAGACAATGCActagaaaaagatttaaaggtTATTTCCATTGATTCTATTCCAAAACACAAAAGAAAAGAAGTTCATAAATTAGATTCATGTTCAGTTAAAAATCGTGATTTCAAAGCTGACTTGCATTCAAAGTatgataaagaaattaaagcaGGTAAAGACTTACTAAAAGAACCTttcaaagatattaaaaataataaagacatagtaaaagaaatatgcaatgaaacaaaaataaataaagagatATCAAAAGAATCTCTCaaagaattaaaagtaaataaagatatgCCAAAAGAAacttgtaaagaaataaaaataaataaaatcattttgaaagaATCTTGCAACGAaggaaaagtaaataaagagaTAATAAAAGATTcttgtaaagaaattaaaataaataaaaacatattaaaagaaTCTTGCaaagaagtaaaaataaataaatatttagcaaaAGAAACCTGtaaagagataaaaataaataaagaagtgCCAAAAGAAACCTGtaaagagataaaaataaataaagaaatgccAAAAGAAACCTGtaaagagataaaaataaataaagaaatgtcAAAAGAAACCTGtaaagagataaaaataaataaagaagtacCAAAAGAAACCTGCaaagagataaaaataaataaagaaatgccAAAAGAAACCtgcaaagaaataaaaataaataaagatatacaaaaagAGATCTGcattgaaatgaaaataaatcaaaacacaACTAAAGAAACTAGTAGGGAAAtaaataaagacattttaaagGTAAGTAATTTTGGTTTGGAATCAAATCTTGATAAAGAGAAAGGAGTAAAGTTTATTTCTCCTGtaaaacattttgatgaaaagatAGTAGAACTAGATTTAAGTAAATCATTTGCTTTGAATACGGTTCCATCACGAAAGCATCATAAAGTTGAGTTACCAAAAAGTGTTATTATTCATGAACATATATTGGAATGTCGTCCAAAGGcagaaaagtttcaaaaaaaacacaatgaaaaagaattaaagcGCAAACATGGTTTCCCAGCAACTACAACAACAGCTAAAATAGCAAAGCTAGATCAAACAACTTGCAATTCaaaagaagttcaaaaattaagtGCTGACTCAGCTCAGCCCTCAACAAtattagatgaagataaatttatttctttaaaaactgaGCATCTAGCTGAGAAGCTTGAAAGCACTAGTAatctttcattaaatttaaagaaagttaaagttaaaaagcaaGTTAACATTACACAACAACACTCTTTCAACCAAGAGTTACCAAGTAAACAAGAGCTACTGAGTAAACAAGACTCTGAAATTGGATTAGATAATGAATTATCAGCAACATTACAACCTGAAGATCCACAaatcaaagaaaacaaaagtttatcgTCACATGAAATATTGAACAAAACAGTTCATTCTACTACAAAACAACATAATGATAAGTATTGTGAATTATCTAATAAAACTTCAGAGTTACCACTTAGTAATGAAGAACAGCTTCAGTCAGTGTCATTAGATGCTGAAAATTTACTTAcagaaaaaatggaaataaaaatggttttcaagGAAAATACACCTTCAAAAGTAAAATGTTCTAATAAACCagatgaaaacaaaaaagatcttGGTTTAATTGATGAAGTACAGAGTAAGAAAGATCCTGCTAAGCCTGAGGACATCAAAAAAGAAACTGTTAAGTTTGATGAAATACAGAATAGAAACCTTAAGacttctgaaaaaaataaatcaattgaaAACTGTCCTTCCAAAGatgtttcaaaatgtttagGAAATCAAACATCTTTGCCAGTAAATGATGAGATGTTATCTATTAAAAAGCATAAACTTGAATAtcatgaaagatttaaaaaagatgaagattccGTGTCTGAATCCAAGTTTGCTTTTAAAGCAAATGCTGCATATAAGATTTCTAATAATAACGCTGGGTTGAGTAACACTAGTAACATAAGCAACAAAAATCCGTCAATATTAAAATCAAAGGAAGGTAGtataaaacttaaagaatttgatataaatattggaATGGGAATAACTGCACTAAAGGAACTTGAAGAAGCAAACAGAAGAAAACGAAAACAAATGTTAGCTAAACATAAAGATACCAAAGAAGTAAAAAATGCTATTAAAGAAccaattaaagaaataaaaaatgttgtgaaaGAGCTGAATAAATGTGATGAAccttctaaaaaagtttttaggaatgaagatgataacaaaaattttttaaaaataagttcctATTCTAATtctaatcaaaaattaaaaacatctgATATTTCACAAAGTTCGGAAAGTTCTACAATAAAGTGCATTGATagcctaattaaaaaaagcgaATCAAATAAAGTAACAGTTGTAGAGAATCCTTTTCTGATTATAAAACAAGAAGATAAGGCAgacattaaacataaaaaatcacttGAGCAAGATTTAGTGAAAATTTCAATAACAAATGAATCagaaagttttttagaaaatgagAATGCTGTTGGTAATTTGTTAGGTATTGAGGATTCAATAGATGATGAAAAATCAGTTTTGAAAACATCTGATATAGTGAGAGAAatcaaaaataactttcaaaatacattaaattttcaaagcttTGCAGACATAGATGCTTTTTCTACAGATCGCAAAAATAAAGATGACTTAgttgcttttgaaaaaaatatttttcaagtagGAAGAAGTGACCAAATACAAAAGGGACTTATATCAAGTGTTGAAGAAAAAGCACCTAAAGATGATAAATGCttaccaaataaatttaattgtaatgAACCCACACCATGTAAAAGAGAATTTAATCTAAATCTAAAATCAAAGGATAGTTCTTTAGTTAACAATAGTTTAAGAGATCCATTAGTTACAGAAAATGCTCCTGACTATTTCCTGCCAACttcaaatttttctactttGACTACTTATCAAGATCCTCTAATTgtggaaaaaactttttgcgCTGACAACAAATCGCTTGATTTGTTGTCAAGCAACCATTTAACTGAACAATTCAGGATACTTCAAACTTCACAAACTATACTTCcagaaaatgaaattataaGCAAAGTTGGAGACTGCATTTTAGAAATGGATACAACTGGGCATACTTATACTATGCGTGAATTTGTTCCAGTTACTTCTACTAATTCCTTTCCTTTTCTCCAAAATTTACGCTTAGGAGTGGAATCGTGCACTGCCTTGCATTTTAACTCGGAAATTAAACCCAAAGAACCTGTATTAATTTCTGAAGTAGTATCTTCACATTCTAATACAAGCACCAGCAGTAAACAAAACACTGGGCTTCCACATTCTAACATGATAACaaccagtttaaaaaatattgtaccTTCGCTGTCCAATCTGATTGCCAACAGTGTGCAAAACAGTCCTTCGCTTAATAGTATGATCACCAGCTGTTTGCAAAGCTCTGTATCTTCACTTTCTAGTTTAGACACCAATAGTCATCAAACATCATCTTTAATTGAACAAACTCATTTTACAGAAAGTTCAAGccgtaaaactttaaatacaatttcAAGTAATGAATTTAGCAATTTTTCTGCATCATTTAGCAGTGATTTTAACCATCTTAATGCAACTTTAGGCAGCGATGTTCTGCGTGTTTCCACTTCAAGTGAcgaagtatttttaactttgaatgATGACAGTAACCAGTTGAATGCATTTTCAAATGATGGATTTCAACATTTAGCTGAAACTGTTAGTGACAATTTTAATCAGCTCGATTTGTTTTCAAGTGGCACAGAGAGTTTAGTGaggcaaaaatgtttaatagtgCCAACAGATGTTTCTTCTGTAAACCAATCTGAACCCGATCAGTTTGGTACTGTTAAAAAATTGACTTCTATGTCATCTAAATTAGATGAAAAATTATatccattaaattatttatcagGAAACGACCAATTGTCTTCATATCAAGAAAGTCATAAAATgaactttaagcaaaatttaTCTACCTCTAAAAATTCTTCAAGTTTCAAAGAAATGTTATTGGATAAAGTACCAGTTTCTGTTAGCAGAGATTTATTTGAAATGGACAATCTTGATGATCCTCATAAAGTTACGTTTAGCTCTTGGCGACAAGTTATGAAAACCAATTGTTTGCAACTTAATAGAAGTAATTTTACCAGTTCTTTAGGATTGCAAATCTTAGATATCTTTCAAATCCCTTCACATgaagaaatagttaaaaag GCTGGTcataatgaaaaacttaaagatttattattgaAGCATGCATCAGAAGAg GAAAAGTTGCGACTATCTTTGCTTCAAGAAATTTCACGTGTTGAATGCAATTGTAAACTTCAGAAGGAAGGAAAAGGACTGGCCAGTGTTAACCTAGCACTATACTTTCAAAATGACGAGCTTACTAATTCACTT gaTACAACGTTAAGCTTTAGGCATAAGTCTTCACATTTACCTGATATGGATAAACTTTTGGCTGCTCGTCTTGATGCTTTGAAAGACAAATACCAACTGCTAAAG GCTTCTTTAATAAGCAGGCATCAATTAGAAAAAGACACACTTTGCCAAACACAGCGATTTGAAACGcagttaaattataaagaaatattgaGGCAGAGGTATTTACATCCCCATggtaaagtgttttaa